In the Streptomyces sp. NBC_00525 genome, one interval contains:
- a CDS encoding APC family permease, with translation MSAMDMPADVPKDSARTAARDRPATPRISWLTLALMTTASVASLRAAPTMAVYGLACVFLYLIPAIVFLLPTALVSAELASGWPGGVYRWVSEGLSKPLGFLAVWCQFAMTIFYYPSLLAFVASTIAYVIDPSLASNGVYTAIVIMVLYWTGVWVSSRGTKALAGLSSWGLVIGTLVPGTVLVVLGLVFLGQGNGSAAPMTASHLLPQWTGLASLVLIVNNFLSYSGMEMNAVHVSSLRDPAKEYPRSMFLAMGLVLLIFILPALAISWVVPSSQLSLTAGVMQAFDAFFAHFHVGWMTPIAAVMLVSAALGGMLTWLAGPSKGLLEISRSEGYLPPYLQRLNKNGIQQNILVTQGIVTTVIALLYALIPNVSSVYWILYVAGSDLRERSRYYSGRQRKAPLLRHPELGGFLALVRTPGPSPCAR, from the coding sequence ATGAGCGCGATGGACATGCCGGCGGATGTGCCGAAGGACTCGGCACGGACCGCGGCGAGGGACCGGCCGGCGACACCGAGGATCAGCTGGCTGACGCTCGCCCTGATGACCACCGCGTCGGTGGCGAGCCTGCGGGCGGCGCCGACGATGGCCGTCTACGGGCTGGCCTGTGTCTTCCTCTATCTCATCCCGGCCATCGTGTTCCTGCTGCCCACCGCTCTCGTCTCGGCCGAACTGGCCTCGGGCTGGCCCGGCGGCGTCTACCGGTGGGTGAGCGAGGGGCTGTCGAAGCCGCTCGGCTTCCTCGCCGTGTGGTGCCAGTTCGCGATGACGATCTTCTACTACCCGAGCCTGCTGGCGTTCGTGGCGTCCACCATCGCGTATGTCATCGATCCCTCGCTCGCCTCCAACGGCGTGTACACCGCGATCGTGATCATGGTGCTGTACTGGACCGGTGTCTGGGTGTCGTCCCGTGGCACCAAGGCGCTGGCGGGCCTGTCCTCCTGGGGGCTCGTCATCGGGACGCTCGTCCCCGGTACCGTCCTGGTCGTGCTGGGCCTCGTCTTCCTCGGACAGGGGAACGGCTCCGCGGCCCCGATGACCGCCTCGCATCTGCTGCCCCAGTGGACGGGGCTGGCCAGCCTGGTGCTCATCGTCAACAACTTCCTGTCGTACTCCGGCATGGAGATGAACGCCGTGCACGTCTCCTCGCTGCGCGATCCGGCGAAGGAGTACCCGAGGTCGATGTTCCTGGCCATGGGCCTGGTGCTGCTGATCTTCATCCTTCCGGCGCTGGCGATCAGCTGGGTGGTGCCGTCCAGTCAGCTCAGCCTCACGGCCGGCGTCATGCAGGCGTTCGACGCGTTCTTCGCGCACTTCCACGTCGGCTGGATGACACCGATCGCCGCGGTGATGCTGGTGTCCGCGGCGCTCGGCGGCATGCTGACCTGGCTCGCGGGGCCGTCCAAGGGCCTGCTGGAGATCTCCCGCAGCGAGGGATATCTGCCGCCGTACCTCCAGCGGCTCAACAAGAACGGCATCCAGCAGAACATCCTCGTCACCCAGGGCATCGTCACCACCGTCATCGCCCTGCTGTACGCGCTGATCCCCAACGTCTCCAGCGTCTACTGGATCTTATACGTTGCAGGCTCTGACCTGCGGGAACGCAGCCGATACTACAGCGGAAGACAGCGAAAA
- a CDS encoding glycoside hydrolase family 9 protein, with translation MRSLTLPALRRRSRRPGPLTAVALALSVGAGLLLPLSLPAGAAAAPAFAYGEALQKSLLFYEAQQSGKLPDSNRVSWRGDSALEDGKDVGLDLTGGWYDAGDHVKFGLPMAYSATMLAWGGAEQRAAYEASGQLTHLRDNLRFVDDYLIKAHPEPDVLYAQVGNGGDDHKWWGPAEVMPMERPAYKIAASCPGSDLAGQTAAALASSSMVFADSDPAYAGKLITHAKQLYTFADTYRGKYSDCVTDAQSYYNSWSGYDDELVWGAIWLYKATGDAAYLAKAESYYDNLSTEPQTSTRSYRWTLSWDDSSYGAYVLLAQLTGKQKYIDDANRWLDWWTVGVNGQRVPYSPGGQAVLDSWGSLRYAANTAFVALSYSDWLTGDATRKARYHDFAVRQIDYALGDNPRGSSYVVGFGENPPTKPHHRTAHGSWTDQMNNPAESRHTLYGALVGGPSAPDDSYTDERSNYVNNEVATDYNAAFTGALARLYAEYGGAPLADFPRPEEPDGPEMSVQASVNAAGPGFTEIKAYLINRSAWPARALTDASLRYYVTLEPGTTPDDITLTTNYNQCGEVTGPTHLAGDVYYVTVDCSDTDIAPAGQSAYRKEVQFRISSAGAWDPSNDWSYPSTATTPGGTPVDAPHMVLLEGSTPQWGSAPDGTDPGPTPDPTGTPDPSPTPDPTDTPDPTQTPDPTDTPDPEPGACEVSYRVSQAWGTGFTADVTVKNTGSTPLDGWRLVFDFQGAEKIGNAWNATATQSGSRVTVENAGHNGSVPAGGSASFGFQADGAPAADPAAFTLNGKECG, from the coding sequence TTGCGCTCGCTCACCCTCCCCGCCCTGCGAAGACGATCCCGCAGGCCCGGCCCCCTCACCGCCGTCGCACTGGCGCTCAGCGTCGGTGCCGGCCTCCTGCTCCCGCTCTCGCTGCCGGCCGGCGCGGCGGCCGCCCCCGCCTTCGCCTACGGCGAGGCGCTGCAGAAGTCCCTCCTCTTCTACGAGGCCCAGCAGTCCGGCAAGCTGCCCGACAGCAACCGCGTCTCCTGGCGCGGCGACTCCGCGCTGGAGGACGGCAAGGACGTCGGCCTGGACCTGACGGGCGGCTGGTACGACGCCGGGGACCATGTGAAGTTCGGCCTGCCCATGGCGTACTCGGCCACCATGCTGGCCTGGGGCGGCGCGGAGCAGCGGGCGGCCTACGAGGCGTCCGGGCAGCTGACCCACCTGCGCGACAACCTGCGCTTCGTCGACGACTACCTCATCAAGGCGCACCCCGAGCCCGACGTGCTGTACGCACAGGTCGGCAACGGCGGCGACGACCACAAGTGGTGGGGCCCCGCCGAGGTCATGCCGATGGAGCGCCCCGCGTACAAGATCGCCGCCTCCTGCCCCGGCAGCGACCTGGCCGGCCAGACGGCGGCGGCCCTCGCCTCCTCCTCGATGGTGTTCGCCGACAGCGACCCCGCGTACGCCGGGAAGCTGATCACCCACGCGAAGCAGCTGTACACCTTCGCCGACACCTACCGGGGCAAATACAGCGACTGCGTCACCGACGCGCAGAGCTACTACAACTCCTGGAGCGGGTACGACGACGAGCTGGTCTGGGGCGCGATCTGGCTGTACAAGGCGACCGGTGACGCCGCGTACCTCGCCAAGGCCGAGTCGTACTACGACAACCTCTCCACCGAGCCGCAGACCAGCACCCGGTCCTACCGCTGGACGCTCTCCTGGGACGACAGCTCCTACGGCGCCTACGTGCTCCTCGCCCAGCTGACCGGCAAACAGAAGTACATCGACGATGCCAACCGCTGGCTCGACTGGTGGACGGTCGGCGTCAACGGGCAGCGGGTGCCCTACTCGCCCGGCGGGCAGGCGGTGCTCGACAGCTGGGGCTCCCTCCGATACGCGGCGAACACCGCCTTCGTGGCGCTGAGCTACTCCGACTGGCTGACGGGTGACGCCACCCGCAAGGCCCGCTACCACGACTTCGCGGTCCGCCAGATCGACTACGCGCTCGGCGACAACCCGCGCGGATCGAGCTACGTGGTGGGCTTCGGCGAGAACCCGCCGACCAAGCCCCACCACCGCACCGCCCACGGCTCGTGGACGGACCAGATGAACAACCCGGCCGAGAGCCGGCACACCCTGTACGGGGCACTGGTCGGCGGCCCGAGCGCACCCGACGACTCCTACACCGACGAACGATCCAACTACGTCAACAACGAGGTCGCCACCGACTACAACGCCGCCTTCACCGGAGCCCTGGCGCGGCTCTACGCCGAGTACGGCGGCGCCCCGCTCGCCGACTTCCCCCGGCCGGAGGAGCCGGACGGCCCCGAGATGTCCGTCCAGGCGTCGGTGAACGCGGCGGGCCCCGGGTTCACCGAGATCAAGGCGTATCTGATCAACCGGTCCGCCTGGCCTGCCCGCGCCCTCACCGACGCCTCGCTGCGCTACTACGTCACCCTGGAACCGGGCACCACCCCCGACGACATCACCCTCACCACCAACTACAACCAGTGCGGCGAGGTGACCGGACCCACGCACCTGGCGGGCGACGTCTACTACGTGACGGTGGACTGCTCGGACACCGACATCGCCCCCGCCGGCCAGTCCGCGTACCGCAAGGAGGTCCAGTTCCGGATCAGCTCGGCGGGCGCCTGGGACCCGTCGAACGACTGGTCCTACCCCTCGACGGCGACCACACCCGGCGGAACCCCGGTCGACGCGCCGCACATGGTGCTGCTGGAGGGCTCGACGCCCCAGTGGGGCAGCGCCCCGGACGGCACGGACCCCGGCCCCACCCCTGACCCGACCGGCACCCCGGACCCGTCCCCGACGCCCGACCCCACGGACACGCCGGACCCGACCCAGACCCCCGACCCCACGGACACGCCCGACCCCGAGCCCGGTGCCTGCGAGGTGAGCTACCGCGTCAGCCAGGCGTGGGGCACGGGTTTCACCGCCGATGTGACGGTGAAGAACACCGGATCGACACCGCTCGACGGCTGGCGGCTCGTCTTCGACTTCCAGGGCGCCGAGAAGATCGGCAACGCCTGGAACGCGACCGCCACCCAGAGCGGCAGCCGGGTCACCGTCGAGAACGCCGGCCACAACGGGTCCGTCCCGGCGGGCGGCAGCGCCTCCTTCGGCTTCCAGGCCGACGGCGCGCCGGCGGCCGACCCCGCCGCCTTCACCCTCAACGGAAAGGAGTGCGGCTGA